TTGACCGCCATTCGAAAAGAAGTAAAACGAGAAAAGATTTTAGAATACATTGCTCAAAATAGTTTTAAACTCTTTTTACCGGATCAAGATGTGCTGAATGCTTTGTATGGGCATTTGACAATTCAGATTCCAGATGAATTGTATAACTATGATGCACGCTACAATGTGCTATATTATGCTCGGAGTAAAGGAGAGTGGGACTTGGATTGGGTGATTGAGAACACCGTTTTTCTTCACTTTTGCGGTCGAGATAAGCCTTGGCTGAAAGAATACCACGGACGCTATGCCGCGCTTTACAAGCATTACCAACATCGCAGCCGAAAAGTTGGCAGATAAAAACGAAACCAACCAATTAAAATGGTTGGATTTTCTTTTTATAACGGCCGTTTATTAGGAATTCCTGCTTTGCGTGGGTATTTATTGGGAGTTTCTTTTTTCTTGCCAACAACCGTGATATACCGCGGGTCGCCATTGGGGAGTTGGTAATGAATGTTTTTTTCGACTTTGCTGAAAAGAATGCTAAGCGCGGTTTTTGCTTCTGTTAATTCCTCAGGAGCATTGCTAGCTTTGAGCGCTAAAAGACGCCCGCCAACTTTAAGAAAGGGAATGGTCAGCTCGGCTAAGATCTGCATACGAGCAACAGCGCGTGCAGTTACAATATCAAACTGGGCGCGGAAGTCTTTATCTTGAGCAAAATCTTCTGCCCGACCATGATAAAAATGAACGTTTTCCAAACCTAACTCGTCAGCCAAGTGATTTAAAAACAGAATACGCTTGTTTAGAGAATCAATAATCATCACATCTAGTGCTGGATAAAGGATTTTCATAGGGAGACTCGGAAAACCTGCCCCTGCTCCAATATCCAATAGTTTGATGTTTTTATTTTCAATCAGTCCTTGTAAAATGGGAGCGCTTGAATCATAGAAATGCTTGAGATAGACTTCCTTTTTGTCAGTAATAGCTGTCAGATTGATTTTTTCATTCCATTCAACGAGAAGTTCAAAATAGTGTTCAAATTGCTGCTTTTGTCGGTCTGTGAGTTCAATCTGCTGCTGTTTTAAGAGTTCATAAAATTCTTCGGGTGTCATCCATTTGTCCTTATTTGTATTTCTTATTTCTATTATACCAGATAATCAGAAGAGAATCTTTAAAATTTCTCTTTTGAAGAAGTCTAAATTTTTATTCTTTTCATTTTTCTGGTATAATGTCTATAATAAATTTAAAGGAGAATGCCTATGTGGATAATTATTTTAGCTATTGTTGTGGTACTTGTATTGTTTGTGATTGCCAGTTACAATGGTCTTGTCAAAAGTCGTATGCAAACCAAGGAAGCGTGGAGTCAGATTGATGTTCAGTTAAAACGTCGAAATGATTTGTTGCCAAATTTGATTGAAACGGTCAAAGGGTATGCTAAATATGAAGCATCAACGCTTGAAAAGGTAACAGAGCTTCGTCGTCAAGTGGCAGCTGCTACAACGCCAGCAGAAGCTATGAAAGCAAGTGATGCCTTGACGCGTCAAATTTCTGGCATTTTTGCAGTTGCAGAAAATTACCCAGAATTGAAAGCAAGTACGAACTTTGTAAAATTGCAAGAAGAACTGACTAACACTGAAAATAAAATTTCGTATTCTCGTCAACTTTATAATAGTGTAACAAGCAATTACAATGTGAAGCTGGAAACATTTCCAAGTAATATTATTGCTGGAATGTTCAGCTTTAAGCCGGCAGATTTCTTAGCTGTCCCAGAAGAAGAAAAATCTGTACCAAAAGTTGATTTTAGCGGTCTAGGTGACTAATATGCTCTTTGATCAAATTGCTAGTAATAAAAGACGAACGTGGGTTCTCTTGATTGCTTTTTTTGCTCTGTTAGCGATTATTGGAGCAGCAGTCGGCTATTTATGGCTAGATTCAACTCTCGGTGGTGTGATAATTGCCTTTATCATTGGTGGAATTTATGCTTTTAGCATGATTTTCCAGTCTACTGAGGTTGTCATGTCTATGAACGGTGCTCGACAAGTCACTGAGGCTGAAGCTCCTGACCTTTATCATGTGGTAGAGGATATGGCAATGGTAGCACAAGTTCCGATGCCACGGGTGTATATTGTAGAGGATTCATCGCCCAATGCTTTTGCGACTGGTTCAAAGCCTGAAAATGCAGCAGTTGCTGCAACGACAGGATTGCTAAATCTAATGAATCGTGAAGAGCTGGAAGCGGTTATTGGACATGAAGTGAGCCATATCCGTAATTATGATATTCGGATTTCAACAATTGCGGTAGCACTTGCTAGTGCAGTGACCATGCTATCTAGCCTAGCTGGACGAATGATGTGGTTTGGCGGTGGTAGTCGCAGACGTGATAGCCGAGATAATGATAATGGTTTGGGAATTCTGATACTGATTTTGTCGCTCGTTGCGATTATCTTGGCTCCTTTAGCAGCTACTTTGGTTCAGTTGGCGATTTCTCGTCAACGTGAATTTTTGGCAGACGCTTCCAGTGTGGAATTAACACGCAATCCACAGGGGATGATTAATGCTCTCTTGAAATTAGAAAATAGCGAGCCGATGCACCATAAAGTAGACGACGCTAGTGCAGCTCTCTATATCAATGATCCGAAAAAAGAAGGTGGACTTCAAAAGCTATTTTACACTCATCCGCCGATTTCAGAGCGAGTGGAGCACTTAAGAAAAATGTAAAAAGGTTGAGATAGACTATTATGATTGTGCCGCAATCATGACTGTCTGTCCCAATCTTTTTTTGTATTTCACCATATAAATTTTAGTTATGATAGCTTTATCTATTTTGTTTTTGGAATGAGAGTAAGAGAGACAGCACGCCACAGATTGTAAACACAATCCAAGCGACTTTCATATTCCAAATAGCGAGACTGGTAAAGATCATGGTCCCAAATGGGACAGAAAAACTAAATAGCAAACTCAGAAAGTTAGAAGTCTGTGCTAAGATATCTGATGGAAGTTTGCTGAGGAGCATGCTGTTGATTTTGGGATTGACTTTTCCGGAAAGATACATGATAAAGAAAATAGCAAAAATAGTAAGGAAAACAGGTAGCTGGAGAAGATTTATGAAGCCAATTAAAGCAATGGATAAAGTAGCCCAAAAAGCAATTTTATTGACGGAAAGTTTGCTAAAATAATCATTGGGAGTCAGGCTGGCAGAGATAACTCCTAAAATAATCGTTGTTTCAAAAATGAGAAGAGATTGGCTGAAAGGGAGTCCAAATAAAGGATGATCCAATAAATAAAGATTGTAAATGGCCATAATAGAGCCGCCGAGTGCATTGAGTATTAGTATCTGAAAGAGTAAAGTCAAAAAATGGCTGTCTCCGTTTTGTTCAAAAATTAGTTTGGAGCTGTGATACATTTCTAGGAATTGTTGTTTGAGAGGAAGAGGATTTTCATTTTCTTTGACTGGGTCATGGGTGAGTTTATGACGAACAAAATAAAGAGTAGTGGAAGAAAGTAGGAAAGCTAAGGCATTGATGAAGGCGACCAACGCAAATTGTTGGTTGCTGACAGCAAGAAGCCAAACTCCTAATGCTTGTCCGGCAAGATTGCAGAGATAAGCAATTAGTTGCATAAAGGAGAAAGCTGGCATCATCTCTTCCTCTGCTAGATTCTTTTTCAAAATAGGCATTTGCAGACCACTACGATAATCACTCATCATATCTGATACGATATTTAGCAAACAAACGACAGAAAAAGCTAGATAAGAAGTTGAGCGAGTTAGAAATGCCACAAAGACAAATAACATGGCTTGGAGATAGCCCATGTGAATGAGCCAACGAGCTTTATGGGCTGTTTGATCAGCTTTCATTCCCACAAAGATAGTGAAAAATACTGGAACGAGAACGATAAAATTAGCAATTCCAACAGCAAATTTAGGATTTGGTAAACTGGATGCAAAGACTACAAAAACAATATTATAAATGGAAGAGCCCAAAATATTGAATATGCGTGACAGACTAATAAAAGCAAATACTTTATTTCTCAAAATAAGTTTCATGATAACCTCCTATGTGTGTTGCAATGATTATAACAAGCAAAAAAGTAAATTCAATAGCCTTTTCGCAAGTGGGAATAAATCCTAAGTAAGTGAACGATATGGAAAAGTAACTTGCAAGCAAACTTTATATATTTTAGTATAAATGAAAAAATGCAACGTCAGCAAAACGTTGCACATATTCAACAAAAGTTAATTTTCTTTGAGAAGCTTTTCGATTCCATTTTGATAGTATTCGGCACTAGTCTGGCAATCTAATAGTTGTAAGATATGGACAGCTTGCTTCATTTGTTTCAATCCGTTTTCTTTATTTCCTTGAAGGAATAGGAGCTCTCCTTGAGCAAATTTAAAAACGATTCGTAGATAGGCTTCATTTTCCTTATAAAAATGAGCTTTAATCCAGTTTTCGAAGAAAGTAGCTTCTGCAAAGTGTCTTGATTCAATAGCTAGAAAGAAGCCATTTATAAAAATGGTATGAATAGTATAACGATTGCTCTCAAATAAGCCTAAAAAATCTTTTCTGTTGACCATTTCTTTTGTATATTGTGTATAAAGTTTTGAGGAGAGAATAGTCGTACAAAAGGCGAAAAGTTTAAGTTCGTACAACCCCCAAATATCCACAGAAAAGAGATAATTATGAAGAAAGTTACTTTCCTCTGTGGAAGCTGTAATTCCATCTTTTAGAGCGCAAAGAAAACCTTTGACAATAATAGCTTCAATCCTATCTTCTTTTTTTCTGGATTTTTGATATAGAGCTTGTTTTTCTAAGTAAAAAGCTTCGATAAAATCTGGATTATCAGACTGTTCTTGAAGGGTATCAATTAGTTGTTGTTCGGAATTTTTTTTATGTTCATGAGCTGCTAGAGTAAATTCTTTCACATCTGTGTGGATATTTTCAAGAGCTGTAAATAATTTTTGAGCAGAAAGTTCACTCTGACCATTTTCAAAACGTGACAGCATAGACTTTGAAAATTCTTCTCCGGTTGCTTCTGTCAAGGAAATATGTCTAGCTTCTCGGAAAGATTTAAATATACGACCTAAATTATCCATCACAATCCTCCTTTTGATTGTTATTATAACAAAATAATGGTTTTTCTCCTATTTCTCATCTCAAAAATGGTATAATAAATCTAGAAATTTAAATACAAATGAGGAAATGATGTTACATATTCAAGAAATTCGTAAAAATCCAGATGGTCTTGCTTTTGAGCAAGGATTTGATTTGACACAAGAATTACAAATGCGTAATCCTGAAATTTTAAATGTCCAAGACGTTTTTGCAAGTGGAAGAGTGCAATATGAGGACGGTCTTTACTTTTTAGATTATGATTTGTCTTATACCATTACACTGGCGTCAAGTCGTAGTATGGAGCCGGTAGAGCAAAAAGAGAGCTACTTGGTGAATGAAGTTTTTGTCGATGCGCATAGTGGAAAAGTAGATCAGGATTTGATAGCGGATGACTTGGTGTTGCCGATTGAAAATGAAGAAATTGATTTAGCTGAAAGTGTGGCAGATAATATTTTATTGCATATTCCACTTAAAGTGTTGACGTCCGAGGAGAAAGCGAGTGATAGCATGCCTTCAGGAAATGATTGGCAGGTCATGACCGAAGAAGAGTATCAGCAAAGTAAACAAGAGCAAAAAGAGAAAAACAGTCCTTTTGCTAGCCTGCAAGGTCTATTTGATGAGGAGTGAAAAATCTAATTTTTGTTTGCCATATTTTTTATTGGAAAAAGGAGCAGAATATGCAAAAATACATAAAAAGATTAGAGCATGATTTTTCTGAAATAAAAAATGGTTTTAAAGAATTTGAGAAAAGAGCGCAGTTAGATTTTGAAAGTTATGAAGAAAAAGAAGTGCATGCATTAGCTAAATTAGCTTATCAATCAGAGGTATATCAAGTTCGGATGTATGCTGTCTTTTTATTCGGATATTTGTCTGATGATAAGGCAGTTTTGCATTTTATGAAAGAAGAAGTGTCGAAAGATAAGAATTGGAGAGTTCAGGAAATTCTAGCAAAATCCTTTGATGAGTATTGCAAAAGAGTTGGATATGAGCAATCTCTAGATATAATTGATGAGTGGCTATATGCAGAACAGCCAAATACAAGAAGAGCAGTAACAGAAGGTTTACGAATATGGACTAGCAGACCTTATTTTAATGAGAATCCTCAGGAAGCGATAAAAAGATTGTCGAACTTAAGATTAGACTCTAGTGAATACGTAAGAAAGTCCGTAGGGAATGCTTTAAAAGATATTAGTAAAAAATTTCCAGAACTTGTAAAATCGGAACTCAAGACGTGGGGAACCAATAAAGCAGAGCGACAGGTTTATCAATTAGCTAGTAAATTCATTGGCACACATATATAAATATAAGGGCTTGTATTCTATAGACAACTTTTTCATATATAAAAGACTATTCTCCGTCACTCGTCCGTTATTAAAGTTTTTTGACATATATTCAGTATTCTTGCAAATTTTTGTCTAGATTAACTGAGGAGTGAATCTTCGTCTGACAAAACTATCTTTGCGGGGACAGGTTCTAAGAATTATTTTACTTATATGTTTTTCTATTTATGCTAGCTAATAGTTTCATGTAAAACAACAAATCCTTTATTTTCACGCATAAAAATGATAAAATAAAACAAACTAAAAAGAGGAGTACAAAATGACAAAAGCGAATTTTGGTGTTGTTGGTATGGCCGTCATGGGTCGTAACCTTGCCCTTAATATTGAATCTCGTGGCTATACAGTAGCAATTTACAACCGTTCAGCGAATAAAACAGAAGATGTGATTGCATCTCACCCTGAAAAAAACTTTGTTCCAAGTTATGATGTGGAAAGTTTTGTAAATTCTATTGAAAAACCACGTCGTATCATGCTCATGGTCAAAGCTGGGCCAGGAACTGATGCAACGATTCAGGCACTTTTACCTTTCCTTGATAAGGGAGATATCTTGATTGACGGTGGAAATACTTTCTATAAAGATACCATTCGTCGTTCAGAAGAATTGGCAAATTCAGGAATCAATTTCATCGGAACAGGTGTATCTGGTGGTGAAAAAGGTGCGCTTGAAGGACCGTCTATTATGCCTGGTGGGCAAAAAGAAGCCTATGAATTAGTAGCAGATGTGTTGGAAGAAATTTCAGCCAAAGCACCAGAAGATGGTGCACCATGTGTGACTTACATCGGTCCAAACGGTGCAGGTCATTATGTAAAAATGGTTCACAATGGGATTGAATATGGTGATATGCAATTGATTGCGGAAAGCTATGATTTAATGCAACACTTGCTTGGATTTTCAGCAGCAGAAATGGCTGACATCTTTACAGAATGGAATAAAGGTGAGTTAGATAGCTATCTGATTGAAATCACTGCTGATATTTTGACTCGTAAAGATGATGAAGGTCAAGATGGACCAATCGTTGATTACATTTTGGATGCGGCTGGAAATAAAGGAACTGGTAAATGGACGAGTCAATCAGCTCTTGACTTTGGTGTACCGCTTCCGCTCATTACAGAGTCTGTCTTTGCACGCTATATTTCTGCTTATAAAGATGAACGTGTGGCTGCAAGCAAGGTTCTTCCAAAACCAGCTGCATTTAAATTTGAAGGAGACAAGGCTGAATTGATTGAAAAAATTCGTCAAGCCCTCTACTTCTCAAAAATTATGTCTTATGCACAAGGTTTCTCACAATTGCGTGTAGCATCTAAAGAGCAGGATTGGAATCTTCCGTTTGGTGAAATTGCTTCTATTTGGCGTGCTGGTTGTATCATTCGTGCTCGTTTCTTGCAAAAAATTACAGATGCATACGGACGTAATCCAGATCTTGCAAACTTACTGCTTGACGAATATTTTATGGACGTCACTGCCAAATACCAACAAGCTGTTCGTGATGTAGTGGCGTTGGCTGTTCAAGCAGGTGTGCCGGTACCAACGTTCTCTAGTGCGATTGCTTACTTTGATAGCTATCGTGCAGAAAACTTGCCAGCCAATTTAATTCAAGCGCAACGCGATTACTTTGGTGCGCATACGTATGAACGCAAGGACAAAGAAGGAATTTACCACTATTCTTGGTATGATGAAAAATAGGATAGGCTATGGCGAAGCGGATTTTATTAGTTGAGAAAGAAAAAAAATTAGCGCAATTTATTGGCTTAGAATTACAAAAAGAAGGTTATCGGGTTGATCTTTTCGAAACGGGAAAAGATGCTTTGGCGTCTGCGAGAGCTAATCAATACGATTTATTCCTGTTGAATTTTATGCTTGACGATATGACAGGAACAGAATTTGCCGCACAATTAAGTGTGATAAAGCCTGCTTCGGTCATCATTGTATTGGATAATCGTGATAATATTCTTCAATATACTGAGGAAATCCAACGCTTTGCTGTTGCTTACATGGTAGAACCATTCATTGTGACGGACTTAGTTGAAAAAATTTCTGCCATTTTTCGTGGGCGTGATTTTATTGACCAGCATTGTAGTCAGATGAAAGTTCCAACATCTTATCGGAATCTTCGGATTGATGTGCAAAATCATACAGTTTATCGAGGTGAAGAAGTGATTGCTTTGACTCGAAGAGAGTATGATTTATTAGCAACATTGATGGGAAGTCATCAGGCTTTAAGCCGTGAACAGTTGTTAGAACGCGTGTGGAAATACGAAGGAGCTGTTGAAACAAATGTTGTCGATGTTTATATTCGCTATCTTCGTAGTAAAATTGATATAGCGGGGCAAAAAAGTTATATAAAAACCGTGCGTGGTGTTGGTTATGCTATGCAAGAATAACTCTGAGGTGCAGGAAATATCGTTTTTCTGCACTTTTCTAATGGGCGTATTTCCCTAGTCTATTACAATTTGCAAGCAAGAAATAGGAAAAATTTTTAAAATATTGTATAGTAAGTGTCTAGAGTTTCGGGAAACGTAAAATTAAATACCTTGTAACCTAAGAGAACGAAAAAATCGTTCTCTTTTTTCGTTGCCTAAAATAATGGAAAGGACACCAAACAGATGTCAAATAACATTGAAATCATCATGAATCTTGATACCTTAGAAATCTTTGAAGTAATTGATCTTGATGAAGAGAAAGAAGCAGCTGTTACAGATACTGAGGAGCTTCCTGAAGAAGTAAAAACATCCCCATACGATGACCTAGGAAGAGTTTGGCTAGGGAATGGTTATTACTACAAGCCTTTTAGCTTGCTTTGGAGAACTGAGAAAGATGATGTTATTCATGAGCTGAATCCCAAGAATAAACATGGCACCTATCCTTATCATAAACGAGCCCGAGATGGGACGTGGGGTCATATTTATCAACTGACACAAGAAGAAGCCTTGTGGCTAACCTTAGAGTTTAATCCTGAATTGATGAGTTATGTGTAGGGTTAAGAGAGAAAATAAAAAATGACCGAACGAGAAGAATCACTTTATGAAGTAAGGTTATGCCTATTTGGAATCCCATTATGGAAAGTAAAATACACTAAGCGAGAATTACTGATGTCTGCTTTTTGCGCTGCTAATAAGAACAAGATTATTGAATTGATATTTATTGATAAAGAGGGGGAATATGATATTTGGTATTTTTAACTTTTTATTGATTATATCAGTATTTAGAAAGGAGAGGTAGAAAGAATGAGTGTCTTGATTCCTGTAAATATTATCTTTGCTTTAATACTTTACCCTATGTTTATCAGTAATTATCGGAAAAGAAAACCTTATTTGTTGCATTTGTTTCTCTTTCTGATAAATGCTCTAGTATCACTGTATGAGATTTTTAATTATTTAGGCTGGTTGAAATAAGGAGATAGAGGATGACTCAAGAAGAAATAGAAGCTGGAATTTGTAGACGATGCGGATGTAATTGGATTACCCCTTGTATCGATGAAAAGTATGGTCCTTGCTGGTGGGTAGTATAGAACGCTGTGTAGTCATTGTTTTTATGGATTTAATGATGAACCTTATCAGACGAAAGTTTACTATAGGCCAGGTTATGATTTTCTTGAGAGAAATAGAGAATTTGCATGGGGAATATTGACAAATCCAAAAAGTCACTGGGTTTATGATATGGAACATGATGTTTTGTGTGTAGTTGGCTTAGGGGATCATATTGGAGCTGTTCGTTTTATTGCAAAAAAATTCTATGGACTAAAACGTATCTATCGTGAAGAGATACCTAAATGGCAAGAAATTATCGATGAGAATATGATTTTTTACAATGCAATGGTTGATGATCCAGAACATTATGCTTGGCATTTACCACGAAAGTATCGATTGGAGGATTGATATGAATAACAAGGTTATTTTTAAGATACAGAACCTTCTTGAATTAGCTTATGATGCACCAAATGACGAAGAAGGACAAACAGCTCTTCTAATGGCTCAAAAACTTATGGTCAAGCACAATCTATCTATGACCGACCTAACGACTACTAAAAACAAAAATAACATTGGTGAAACAGTAGGAACCTGGGAGTATAGAATGCCTTGGTGGCAAGAGAAATTAGCAGCTATTCTAGGTGAAAATTTTAGATGTAAAACGATAAGAAGAAGGGTTGTTGATGAAGGAATTACACAAATCATTTTCTTTGGGTATGATACGGATGCTGAATTGTGTACCAAGGTCTATGAAGGAGCTATTTTATATCTGAAGTATCGATTAAAATGGCTATTTCCTACAATTCCTAAAGCACGTTGGAAAGATTATAAAAAGTCATACTTGATAGGATTTCTTGCAGGACTAGACGAGCGATTTAGAAAACAGGCACAATCCTCAGAAGAATTTGCTTTGATGGTGCAGGTACCAGCAGAAGTGCTGGAAGAACAAAGACTACGTATGGGAGAATTGAAAAATCGCGAAACTAAAGCACAGATTGAGAA
This Streptococcus anginosus DNA region includes the following protein-coding sequences:
- a CDS encoding DNA alkylation repair protein encodes the protein MQKYIKRLEHDFSEIKNGFKEFEKRAQLDFESYEEKEVHALAKLAYQSEVYQVRMYAVFLFGYLSDDKAVLHFMKEEVSKDKNWRVQEILAKSFDEYCKRVGYEQSLDIIDEWLYAEQPNTRRAVTEGLRIWTSRPYFNENPQEAIKRLSNLRLDSSEYVRKSVGNALKDISKKFPELVKSELKTWGTNKAERQVYQLASKFIGTHI
- a CDS encoding LemA family protein gives rise to the protein MWIIILAIVVVLVLFVIASYNGLVKSRMQTKEAWSQIDVQLKRRNDLLPNLIETVKGYAKYEASTLEKVTELRRQVAAATTPAEAMKASDALTRQISGIFAVAENYPELKASTNFVKLQEELTNTENKISYSRQLYNSVTSNYNVKLETFPSNIIAGMFSFKPADFLAVPEEEKSVPKVDFSGLGD
- a CDS encoding MFS transporter, yielding MKLILRNKVFAFISLSRIFNILGSSIYNIVFVVFASSLPNPKFAVGIANFIVLVPVFFTIFVGMKADQTAHKARWLIHMGYLQAMLFVFVAFLTRSTSYLAFSVVCLLNIVSDMMSDYRSGLQMPILKKNLAEEEMMPAFSFMQLIAYLCNLAGQALGVWLLAVSNQQFALVAFINALAFLLSSTTLYFVRHKLTHDPVKENENPLPLKQQFLEMYHSSKLIFEQNGDSHFLTLLFQILILNALGGSIMAIYNLYLLDHPLFGLPFSQSLLIFETTIILGVISASLTPNDYFSKLSVNKIAFWATLSIALIGFINLLQLPVFLTIFAIFFIMYLSGKVNPKINSMLLSKLPSDILAQTSNFLSLLFSFSVPFGTMIFTSLAIWNMKVAWIVFTICGVLSLLLSFQKQNR
- the gndA gene encoding NADP-dependent phosphogluconate dehydrogenase; its protein translation is MTKANFGVVGMAVMGRNLALNIESRGYTVAIYNRSANKTEDVIASHPEKNFVPSYDVESFVNSIEKPRRIMLMVKAGPGTDATIQALLPFLDKGDILIDGGNTFYKDTIRRSEELANSGINFIGTGVSGGEKGALEGPSIMPGGQKEAYELVADVLEEISAKAPEDGAPCVTYIGPNGAGHYVKMVHNGIEYGDMQLIAESYDLMQHLLGFSAAEMADIFTEWNKGELDSYLIEITADILTRKDDEGQDGPIVDYILDAAGNKGTGKWTSQSALDFGVPLPLITESVFARYISAYKDERVAASKVLPKPAAFKFEGDKAELIEKIRQALYFSKIMSYAQGFSQLRVASKEQDWNLPFGEIASIWRAGCIIRARFLQKITDAYGRNPDLANLLLDEYFMDVTAKYQQAVRDVVALAVQAGVPVPTFSSAIAYFDSYRAENLPANLIQAQRDYFGAHTYERKDKEGIYHYSWYDEK
- a CDS encoding DUF2786 domain-containing protein, whose translation is MNNKVIFKIQNLLELAYDAPNDEEGQTALLMAQKLMVKHNLSMTDLTTTKNKNNIGETVGTWEYRMPWWQEKLAAILGENFRCKTIRRRVVDEGITQIIFFGYDTDAELCTKVYEGAILYLKYRLKWLFPTIPKARWKDYKKSYLIGFLAGLDERFRKQAQSSEEFALMVQVPAEVLEEQRLRMGELKNRETKAQIENIDFEAYVTGLEHAKKSRLMPNKLLKSS
- a CDS encoding Rgg/GadR/MutR family transcriptional regulator, encoding MDNLGRIFKSFREARHISLTEATGEEFSKSMLSRFENGQSELSAQKLFTALENIHTDVKEFTLAAHEHKKNSEQQLIDTLQEQSDNPDFIEAFYLEKQALYQKSRKKEDRIEAIIVKGFLCALKDGITASTEESNFLHNYLFSVDIWGLYELKLFAFCTTILSSKLYTQYTKEMVNRKDFLGLFESNRYTIHTIFINGFFLAIESRHFAEATFFENWIKAHFYKENEAYLRIVFKFAQGELLFLQGNKENGLKQMKQAVHILQLLDCQTSAEYYQNGIEKLLKEN
- a CDS encoding DUF177 domain-containing protein; this encodes MLHIQEIRKNPDGLAFEQGFDLTQELQMRNPEILNVQDVFASGRVQYEDGLYFLDYDLSYTITLASSRSMEPVEQKESYLVNEVFVDAHSGKVDQDLIADDLVLPIENEEIDLAESVADNILLHIPLKVLTSEEKASDSMPSGNDWQVMTEEEYQQSKQEQKEKNSPFASLQGLFDEE
- the htpX gene encoding zinc metalloprotease HtpX, yielding MLFDQIASNKRRTWVLLIAFFALLAIIGAAVGYLWLDSTLGGVIIAFIIGGIYAFSMIFQSTEVVMSMNGARQVTEAEAPDLYHVVEDMAMVAQVPMPRVYIVEDSSPNAFATGSKPENAAVAATTGLLNLMNREELEAVIGHEVSHIRNYDIRISTIAVALASAVTMLSSLAGRMMWFGGGSRRRDSRDNDNGLGILILILSLVAIILAPLAATLVQLAISRQREFLADASSVELTRNPQGMINALLKLENSEPMHHKVDDASAALYINDPKKEGGLQKLFYTHPPISERVEHLRKM
- a CDS encoding response regulator transcription factor, translating into MAKRILLVEKEKKLAQFIGLELQKEGYRVDLFETGKDALASARANQYDLFLLNFMLDDMTGTEFAAQLSVIKPASVIIVLDNRDNILQYTEEIQRFAVAYMVEPFIVTDLVEKISAIFRGRDFIDQHCSQMKVPTSYRNLRIDVQNHTVYRGEEVIALTRREYDLLATLMGSHQALSREQLLERVWKYEGAVETNVVDVYIRYLRSKIDIAGQKSYIKTVRGVGYAMQE
- the rsmG gene encoding 16S rRNA (guanine(527)-N(7))-methyltransferase RsmG codes for the protein MTPEEFYELLKQQQIELTDRQKQQFEHYFELLVEWNEKINLTAITDKKEVYLKHFYDSSAPILQGLIENKNIKLLDIGAGAGFPSLPMKILYPALDVMIIDSLNKRILFLNHLADELGLENVHFYHGRAEDFAQDKDFRAQFDIVTARAVARMQILAELTIPFLKVGGRLLALKASNAPEELTEAKTALSILFSKVEKNIHYQLPNGDPRYITVVGKKKETPNKYPRKAGIPNKRPL